The following are encoded together in the Arcobacter aquimarinus genome:
- the cysT gene encoding sulfate ABC transporter permease subunit CysT produces MRLNFGILKRQKSPIPGFGLTMGYTVFYLSIIVIIPLIALFTEAFSLGWDAFISASTDSRVVASYKLTFVTSLIAALVNTFFGLIVAWCLVRYTFWGKRVFDAIVDLPFALPTAVSGIALTTLYSSQGWFGQYLEPLGIKVVFTPIGITIALIFIGLPFVVRTIQPALEEIQIEQEEASASLGATRWQTFYKVILPTIFPALLTGFALSFARALGEYGSVVFIAGNMPFKTEISTLLIITKLEQYDFAGATAIAVVMLVISFVMLLLINILQRWSSRRRGMEAI; encoded by the coding sequence ATGAGACTTAATTTTGGAATATTAAAAAGACAAAAATCCCCAATACCAGGGTTTGGTCTTACGATGGGATATACAGTTTTTTATTTAAGCATAATTGTAATTATTCCTTTAATTGCACTTTTTACAGAGGCTTTTAGTTTGGGATGGGACGCATTTATTAGTGCTTCAACGGATTCAAGAGTAGTTGCTAGTTATAAATTAACATTTGTTACTTCACTAATTGCAGCTCTTGTAAATACTTTTTTTGGACTTATAGTTGCTTGGTGTTTGGTTCGATATACCTTTTGGGGAAAAAGAGTTTTTGATGCGATTGTTGATTTACCTTTTGCACTTCCGACTGCTGTTTCAGGAATTGCACTTACGACTTTGTATTCAAGTCAGGGTTGGTTTGGTCAATATTTAGAACCATTAGGAATAAAAGTTGTGTTTACTCCTATTGGAATTACAATTGCTTTGATTTTTATAGGACTTCCTTTTGTGGTACGAACAATTCAACCTGCACTTGAAGAGATTCAAATAGAACAAGAGGAAGCTAGTGCTAGTTTAGGAGCAACAAGATGGCAAACATTTTATAAAGTGATACTTCCTACAATTTTTCCAGCTTTATTAACAGGATTTGCTTTGTCATTTGCAAGGGCTTTAGGTGAATATGGTTCGGTTGTTTTTATTGCTGGAAATATGCCATTTAAAACAGAAATTAGTACACTTTTGATTATTACAAAACTAGAACAATATGATTTTGCAGGAGCAACTGCAATTGCTGTAGTTATGTTAGTAATCTCTTTTGTAATGTTGTTATTAATAAATATACTTCAAAGATGGAGTTCAAGAAGAAGAGGAATGGAGGCAATATGA
- the cysW gene encoding sulfate ABC transporter permease subunit CysW — translation MKTRSNSQTSLDESKVVKYLLIGTAVSFLMIMLVVPLITIFAEAFRKGVEAYFISFEDEYVLQAIKLTLITAAIAVPLNLVFGVCASWAIAKYSFFGKSFLITLIDLPFAVSPVISGFVYILLFGAQGWFGHWLIENDVQIIFAVPGIVLATIFVTFPFVARELIPLMQEQGNDEEQAALLLGASGFQTFWKVTLPNIKWGLLYGVILCNARAMGEFGAVSVVSGHIQGVTNTMPLQVEILYNEYNFVAAFAVSTLLAILALLTLVLKYILEWKVARELKKLKNEE, via the coding sequence ATGAAAACACGAAGTAATTCACAAACATCGCTAGATGAATCAAAAGTTGTAAAATATTTATTAATAGGAACAGCTGTTAGCTTTTTAATGATTATGTTAGTTGTTCCTTTGATTACTATATTTGCTGAAGCCTTTAGAAAAGGTGTAGAAGCTTATTTTATCTCTTTTGAAGATGAGTATGTTTTACAAGCAATAAAATTAACTTTAATAACAGCAGCAATTGCAGTTCCTTTAAATTTAGTTTTTGGAGTATGTGCTTCTTGGGCGATAGCAAAATACTCTTTTTTTGGAAAAAGTTTTTTAATAACTTTGATTGATTTACCTTTTGCTGTAAGTCCTGTAATTTCAGGGTTTGTTTATATTTTATTATTTGGTGCGCAAGGTTGGTTTGGGCATTGGTTGATTGAAAATGATGTTCAGATTATATTTGCAGTTCCTGGAATTGTATTAGCAACTATATTTGTAACTTTTCCTTTTGTTGCAAGAGAGTTAATTCCACTGATGCAAGAACAAGGAAATGATGAAGAACAAGCAGCTTTACTTTTAGGAGCTAGTGGTTTTCAAACATTTTGGAAAGTGACACTTCCTAATATAAAATGGGGACTTTTGTATGGAGTAATTTTATGTAATGCAAGAGCAATGGGAGAGTTTGGAGCGGTTTCAGTGGTTTCTGGACATATTCAAGGAGTTACTAATACTATGCCTTTACAAGTTGAGATTTTATATAACGAATATAACTTCGTAGCAGCTTTTGCAGTTTCTACACTTTTAGCAATACTTGCACTTTTAACTTTGGTTTTAAAATATATTTTAGAGTGGAAAGTAGCAAGAGAATTAAAAAAATTAAAAAATGAAGAATAG
- a CDS encoding DUF2126 domain-containing protein — protein MSLKVVISHKTHYKYDKYISLSPHIIRLRPAPHSRTPIEAYSLKIKPDGHFLNWQQDPFGNYLARLVFPEKTKEFCVDVEIIADMITINPFDFFVEDSAKNYPFEYKEDLRKELKPYLKIEEKNKILKDFVASIDKKEKSIIDFLVEVNQKINQHLNYTVRLEPGVQTCKTTLEKKLGSCRDFAWLFVQVLRHLGLAARFVSGYLVQLTADVKSLDGPSGPEADFTDLHAWTEVYVPGAGWIGLDSTSGLFAGEGHIPLACTPHYNSAHAIEGFSDKCETEFFFENTVTRIFESPRVTKPYKDEQWEAIYNLGFKVDEDLVKNDVRLTMGGEPTFVSIDDMESAQWNSEADGEHKRELANNLSRRLLETNTNGGLLHHAQGKWYPGEPLPRWQTTVFWRKDKKPIWKNPDLLADMNKNYDYTIADAKEFISTLSLILGISDENVIPAFEDPIYYIMKEAELPIDIDPLKYDLKDPLERKTIAQKLTYGLNNEVGYVLPVSFGFTKWITSKWEFRRGHLFLGAGNSPIGLRLPLESLIVKPQVELEQDFQPDLFTSYPALGDYISAVEKRAKKMSKKTTLKNKYSAFVRTALSVEIRDNKLCVFLPPIEKTEVFLDLIASIEETAKRLNLAVIIEGYEPPHDLRTDRIKVTPDPGVIEVNIQPTSSWKELSDNILSLYEDARLCRLGTEKFMIDGRHTGTGGGNHVTIGAMSPSDSPLLRNPQLLRSLITFWQHHPGLSYLFSGAFIGPTSQAPRVDEGRVENLYELEIAFSQIPESGDVPYWLTDRLFRHMLTDITGNTHRSEFCIDKLYSPDSSTGRLGILELRAFDMPPHSQMALLQMLLVRALVSCFWKRPYKHNLIRWGTRLHDKFLLEHYVKEDLKGVVEYLNDEGYEFKLDWFDPFFEFRFPLYGMTMINGMHVEIRSAIEPWHVLGEESGSQGTARYVDSSLERLQIKIKDFNEERYIVTCNGVQVPLTKTEIEGEYVSGVRYKAWQPWSALHPTIKVDTPLTFDIIDKWNTRSIGGFNYFVTHPGGRSYDTFPVNSYEAESRRINRYWDFNHSQGEVTPIEPKITGEVNSVFAIEANRKVTSRTGSKKLYFHEMPKNKEYPHTLDLRQRWIKN, from the coding sequence ATGTCTTTAAAAGTAGTAATTTCTCATAAAACCCATTATAAATATGATAAGTATATTTCATTGTCACCACACATTATAAGATTACGTCCAGCTCCTCATAGTAGAACTCCAATAGAGGCTTATTCTTTAAAAATTAAACCTGATGGTCATTTTTTAAACTGGCAACAAGACCCTTTTGGAAACTATCTTGCAAGACTTGTATTTCCAGAAAAAACAAAAGAATTTTGCGTTGATGTTGAAATCATTGCAGACATGATTACAATAAATCCTTTTGACTTTTTCGTAGAAGATAGTGCTAAAAACTACCCTTTTGAATATAAAGAAGATTTAAGAAAAGAGTTAAAACCTTATTTAAAAATTGAAGAAAAAAATAAAATATTAAAAGATTTTGTTGCTTCTATTGATAAAAAAGAAAAGTCTATTATTGATTTCTTAGTTGAAGTTAACCAAAAAATAAATCAACATCTAAACTACACTGTAAGATTAGAACCAGGTGTTCAAACTTGTAAAACAACTTTAGAAAAAAAGTTAGGAAGTTGTAGAGACTTTGCTTGGTTATTTGTACAAGTATTAAGACATCTTGGACTTGCTGCTAGATTTGTATCTGGATATTTAGTTCAATTAACAGCCGATGTAAAATCACTTGATGGTCCAAGTGGTCCTGAAGCTGACTTTACAGATTTACATGCTTGGACAGAAGTTTATGTTCCAGGTGCTGGATGGATTGGACTTGATAGTACAAGTGGACTTTTTGCAGGAGAAGGTCATATTCCACTTGCTTGTACACCTCACTATAACTCTGCTCACGCTATTGAAGGATTTAGTGATAAATGTGAAACAGAGTTCTTTTTTGAAAACACAGTAACAAGAATTTTTGAATCACCAAGGGTTACAAAACCTTATAAAGATGAGCAATGGGAAGCTATTTATAATTTAGGTTTCAAAGTTGATGAAGATTTAGTAAAAAATGATGTTCGTTTAACTATGGGAGGAGAACCAACTTTTGTATCTATTGATGATATGGAATCAGCTCAATGGAATAGTGAAGCAGATGGAGAGCATAAAAGAGAGTTAGCAAATAATCTATCAAGAAGATTACTTGAAACAAATACAAATGGTGGATTATTGCATCATGCTCAAGGAAAATGGTATCCAGGAGAGCCACTACCACGTTGGCAAACAACTGTTTTTTGGAGAAAAGATAAAAAACCTATTTGGAAGAATCCAGATTTATTAGCTGATATGAATAAAAATTATGATTACACAATAGCTGATGCAAAAGAGTTTATTTCAACACTTTCTTTAATTTTAGGTATAAGTGATGAAAATGTAATTCCAGCTTTTGAAGACCCTATTTATTATATTATGAAAGAAGCTGAACTTCCTATTGATATTGACCCTTTAAAATATGATTTAAAAGACCCTTTAGAGAGAAAAACTATTGCTCAAAAATTAACTTATGGATTAAACAATGAAGTGGGATATGTGCTTCCTGTTAGTTTTGGATTTACAAAATGGATTACTTCAAAATGGGAATTTAGACGTGGACATCTATTTTTAGGAGCAGGAAACTCTCCTATTGGACTTAGACTTCCACTTGAATCACTTATTGTTAAACCTCAAGTAGAATTAGAACAAGATTTTCAACCTGATTTATTTACTTCATATCCAGCACTTGGTGATTACATAAGTGCTGTTGAAAAACGTGCTAAAAAAATGAGTAAAAAAACTACTCTTAAAAATAAATATTCTGCTTTTGTAAGAACAGCATTAAGTGTTGAAATAAGAGATAACAAACTTTGTGTATTCCTTCCTCCTATTGAAAAAACAGAAGTATTTTTGGATTTAATTGCTTCTATTGAAGAAACAGCAAAACGATTAAATTTAGCTGTTATTATTGAAGGTTATGAACCTCCTCATGATTTAAGAACAGATAGAATCAAAGTTACTCCCGACCCAGGAGTTATTGAAGTAAATATTCAACCAACAAGTTCATGGAAAGAATTAAGTGATAATATTTTAAGTCTTTATGAAGATGCAAGATTATGTAGACTTGGAACTGAAAAATTTATGATAGATGGTAGACACACAGGAACAGGTGGAGGAAACCACGTAACTATTGGAGCTATGAGTCCAAGTGATTCACCACTATTAAGAAACCCTCAACTTTTAAGAAGTTTAATCACATTTTGGCAACATCATCCAGGTTTATCTTATCTTTTCTCAGGAGCGTTTATAGGTCCAACTTCTCAAGCACCAAGAGTTGATGAAGGAAGAGTTGAAAATCTATATGAACTTGAAATTGCTTTCTCTCAGATACCTGAAAGTGGAGATGTTCCATATTGGTTAACAGATAGATTATTTAGACATATGCTCACAGATATTACAGGAAATACTCATAGAAGTGAGTTTTGTATAGATAAACTTTATTCGCCTGATAGTAGTACAGGAAGATTAGGTATTTTAGAACTTCGAGCTTTTGATATGCCACCTCATTCACAAATGGCACTTTTACAAATGTTATTGGTTCGAGCTTTAGTTTCTTGTTTTTGGAAAAGACCATATAAACATAACCTAATTAGATGGGGAACAAGACTTCATGATAAATTCTTACTTGAGCACTATGTAAAAGAAGATTTAAAAGGTGTAGTTGAGTATTTAAATGATGAAGGATATGAGTTTAAACTAGATTGGTTTGACCCATTTTTTGAATTTAGATTCCCATTATATGGAATGACTATGATAAATGGAATGCATGTAGAAATAAGATCAGCTATTGAGCCTTGGCATGTTTTAGGAGAAGAATCAGGAAGTCAAGGAACAGCTAGATATGTGGACTCTTCACTTGAAAGACTACAAATAAAAATAAAAGATTTCAATGAAGAAAGATATATAGTAACTTGTAATGGTGTTCAAGTTCCTCTTACAAAAACTGAAATTGAAGGGGAATATGTAAGTGGTGTAAGATACAAAGCTTGGCAACCTTGGTCAGCACTTCATCCAACAATTAAAGTTGATACACCTTTAACTTTTGATATAATAGATAAATGGAATACAAGGTCAATTGGTGGATTTAACTACTTTGTTACACATCCAGGTGGAAGAAGTTATGATACTTTTCCTGTAAACTCTTATGAAGCTGAATCAAGAAGAATAAACAGATATTGGGATTTTAATCACTCTCAAGGAGAAGTAACGCCAATTGAACCAAAAATAACTGGTGAAGTAAACTCTGTATTTGCTATTGAAGCAAATAGAAAAGTTACAAGTAGAACAGGAAGTAAAAAACTATACTTTCACGAAATGCCAAAAAATAAAGAGTATCCTCATACATTAGATTTAAGACAAAGGTGGATAAAAAATTAA
- a CDS encoding transglutaminase family protein, with translation MIYEIYHETTFDYAALVTFSHNIARLKPKDFATQKLLEYSLKIEPTPYEMSEFVDYFENTNNFMLIREAHTSLKVVATSKVHRVEEEINKQIKNLKNVSITVSEAKQRLNKYYKDDVLAKLFLFETESIPMPSNEIKAYALESFQENRNLFEATNEFMGRIFNDFSFVSGFTDITTPIETVFKEKKGVCQDFAQFAISALRSIGIPTRYVSGYIQTIPAEGKEKLFGADASHAWFSVYIPTFGWACFDPTNNKIPNEEYIILGYGRDYLDIAPLKGVVQSSGGSNLKVKVNVEAIKE, from the coding sequence ATGATTTATGAAATATACCATGAAACAACCTTTGATTATGCTGCACTTGTGACTTTTAGCCATAATATTGCAAGACTTAAACCAAAAGATTTCGCTACTCAAAAACTTTTAGAGTATTCTTTAAAAATAGAACCCACTCCTTATGAAATGAGTGAATTTGTAGATTATTTTGAAAATACAAATAACTTTATGTTAATAAGAGAAGCACATACTTCTTTAAAAGTAGTGGCTACTTCAAAAGTTCATAGAGTTGAAGAAGAGATAAACAAACAAATTAAAAATTTAAAAAATGTATCTATTACTGTTAGTGAAGCAAAACAAAGATTAAATAAATACTACAAAGATGATGTTTTAGCAAAGCTATTTTTATTTGAAACAGAGTCTATTCCTATGCCTTCAAATGAAATAAAAGCTTATGCTTTAGAATCATTCCAAGAAAATAGAAATCTTTTTGAAGCAACAAATGAATTTATGGGAAGAATTTTTAATGACTTTAGTTTTGTTTCTGGATTTACAGATATTACAACTCCAATAGAAACTGTTTTTAAAGAGAAAAAAGGGGTTTGTCAAGATTTTGCACAATTTGCAATATCAGCCCTTAGAAGTATTGGTATTCCTACTCGTTATGTAAGTGGATATATTCAAACTATTCCTGCTGAAGGAAAAGAGAAACTATTTGGTGCAGATGCATCTCATGCTTGGTTTTCAGTTTATATTCCAACTTTTGGTTGGGCTTGTTTTGACCCAACAAATAATAAAATCCCTAATGAAGAATATATTATTTTAGGATATGGAAGAGATTATTTAGATATTGCACCTTTAAAAGGTGTAGTTCAAAGTAGTGGTGGAAGTAATTTAAAAGTAAAAGTTAATGTTGAAGCCATAAAAGAATAA
- a CDS encoding circularly permuted type 2 ATP-grasp protein: MSIFDSCRLESSFDEVFDNECNIRPHWKELIEGLENAGIKQLEQKQLEIDWRLEDNGVTYNIYNDPEGNNRRWNLDPIPLVLTQEEWDEVTKGLKQRAKLLNLIFKDLYTEQKLIKEGIIPAEIVFGHKSFIPEVFNFKNKDYYSLRFYASDISRGPDGKFWVINDRTQSPSGLGYAIENRLTMNSISNDLYPNVEIKKIASFIEGYKNTLKTLSPSNQENPLIALLTPGPLNETYFEHAYLSSFLDLTLVQGEDLLVKNNHLWLKSLKGLRKVDTLIRRVDAQYCDPLELKNYSQLGVAGLVNVVREDNLSMINPIGVGILENIGLNPFMKNIANYLLNEELILPQIATWWCGQKKELDFVLENLKNLIVKKIDRTDNIEIYFGNKLNETQLLQLKEKIEKTPQYYVGQEIIDFSTTASFSKGKVEPRNTVIRAFSYQQDEDYNVLQGGLVRVSPSKDSLVVSNQKGGTSKDLWILGKDEEFNSNNIFKNRVFIDSRLENISTKRAENLFWMGRYLNRAIITARMLRFNLKSMLNINRYDDNTNSKQTTKILNNALSHLTMCYPGFLDEELKSPLNEIISLIKDKNRVGTLSFSLSLLSNLNTNVKNLLTIEAWRIYEKMQKEWNIYLKREVLTNKDHINELDKLLIYLMAYKELIDESIFKEQGLILYDIGCKIEISQLLISKLRSLLTLKLDKLLEYDVLDSMLNSYESYNSYRAYYKSSLDLKNVLDFLLFNRKYPKSLIYIITQLLEDLKELPNEENNSNLSNFEEPIFKVFSMLTLMNTNKLLEIKEDEYVYKELDGFLSTLSDLLSKTSEELTKTYFSHYNE; encoded by the coding sequence ATGTCAATTTTTGATAGTTGTAGATTAGAGTCATCATTTGATGAAGTATTTGATAATGAATGTAATATTAGACCCCATTGGAAAGAACTAATTGAGGGTTTAGAAAATGCAGGAATTAAACAATTAGAACAAAAACAACTAGAAATAGATTGGCGTTTAGAAGATAATGGAGTTACTTATAATATCTATAATGACCCTGAAGGAAATAATAGAAGATGGAATTTAGATCCTATTCCTTTAGTTTTAACGCAAGAAGAGTGGGATGAAGTAACGAAAGGTTTAAAACAAAGAGCAAAACTATTAAATTTAATATTCAAAGATTTATATACAGAACAAAAACTAATAAAAGAAGGAATAATTCCTGCTGAAATTGTTTTTGGTCATAAAAGTTTTATTCCTGAAGTTTTTAACTTTAAAAATAAAGATTATTACTCTTTAAGATTTTATGCAAGTGATATTAGTCGTGGTCCTGATGGTAAGTTTTGGGTTATAAATGATAGAACGCAATCCCCTTCAGGTCTTGGATATGCAATTGAAAACAGACTTACGATGAACTCTATTTCTAACGATTTATATCCAAATGTAGAGATAAAAAAAATTGCTAGTTTTATAGAAGGATATAAAAATACGCTAAAAACATTATCTCCTTCAAATCAAGAAAATCCTCTTATTGCTTTATTAACTCCAGGTCCACTAAATGAAACATATTTTGAACATGCTTATCTTAGTTCTTTTCTTGATTTAACACTGGTTCAAGGAGAAGATTTACTTGTAAAAAACAACCATCTTTGGCTTAAAAGTTTAAAAGGCTTAAGAAAAGTTGATACATTAATTAGAAGAGTTGATGCACAATATTGTGACCCTTTAGAATTAAAAAACTATTCTCAACTGGGAGTTGCTGGACTTGTAAATGTAGTAAGAGAAGATAATTTATCTATGATAAATCCAATTGGAGTTGGTATTTTAGAAAATATTGGATTAAATCCTTTTATGAAAAATATTGCTAACTATTTGTTAAATGAAGAGTTAATTCTTCCTCAAATAGCTACTTGGTGGTGTGGACAAAAAAAGGAGTTAGATTTTGTTTTAGAAAATCTAAAAAATCTAATAGTAAAAAAAATAGATAGAACTGATAATATTGAGATATATTTTGGAAATAAACTAAATGAAACTCAACTTTTACAACTAAAAGAAAAAATAGAAAAAACTCCTCAATATTATGTTGGTCAAGAAATTATTGATTTTTCAACAACAGCCTCTTTTTCTAAAGGAAAAGTAGAACCAAGAAATACAGTAATAAGAGCCTTTTCATATCAACAAGATGAAGACTACAACGTTTTACAAGGAGGACTTGTAAGAGTATCTCCCTCAAAAGATAGTTTAGTAGTCTCAAATCAAAAAGGTGGAACTAGTAAAGATTTATGGATACTTGGAAAAGATGAAGAGTTTAATAGCAATAATATTTTTAAAAATAGAGTTTTTATAGACTCAAGATTAGAAAATATCTCTACTAAAAGAGCTGAAAATCTTTTTTGGATGGGAAGGTATTTAAATAGAGCAATTATAACAGCCCGAATGCTAAGATTTAATCTTAAATCTATGCTAAATATAAATAGATATGATGATAATACAAACTCTAAACAAACAACAAAAATCCTAAATAATGCACTAAGTCATCTTACTATGTGTTATCCAGGATTCTTAGATGAAGAGTTGAAATCACCTTTAAATGAAATTATTTCTCTAATAAAAGATAAAAATAGAGTTGGAACTCTCTCTTTTTCACTTAGTTTATTATCAAACTTAAATACAAACGTAAAAAATCTTCTAACAATAGAAGCTTGGCGTATTTATGAGAAAATGCAAAAAGAGTGGAATATTTATCTAAAAAGAGAAGTTTTAACAAATAAAGACCATATAAATGAACTCGATAAATTATTGATTTATCTTATGGCTTATAAAGAATTAATTGATGAAAGTATTTTCAAAGAACAAGGTTTAATTTTATATGATATTGGCTGTAAAATAGAGATTTCACAACTTTTAATCTCAAAACTAAGGTCTTTACTTACTTTAAAACTTGACAAACTTTTAGAATATGATGTACTTGATTCTATGCTTAACTCTTATGAAAGTTATAACTCTTATAGGGCATATTATAAATCATCTTTAGATTTAAAAAATGTATTGGATTTTTTACTTTTTAACAGAAAATATCCAAAATCTTTGATTTATATTATAACTCAACTACTTGAAGACTTAAAAGAGTTACCAAATGAAGAGAATAACTCTAATTTAAGTAATTTTGAAGAGCCTATATTTAAAGTATTTTCTATGCTTACGCTTATGAATACAAATAAACTTTTAGAGATTAAAGAAGATGAATATGTATATAAAGAACTTGATGGTTTTTTATCTACACTTTCAGATTTATTAAGTAAAACTTCTGAAGAGTTAACAAAAACATATTTTTCACACTACAACGAGTAA
- a CDS encoding Hsp20/alpha crystallin family protein: MLLTKFDPFKQIREIEKNLYNQTKNEGVNAFVPVVNTREGEFAYHVDVDLPGVKKEDIKVDINKGVLTISGERKVKDEVKEEDYYKVETYFGKFSRSFTLPDNADIENIEASSDNGVLEVIIPKLKDDNTKKTITIK; this comes from the coding sequence ATGTTATTGACAAAATTTGACCCATTTAAACAAATAAGAGAAATTGAAAAAAATTTATATAACCAAACAAAAAATGAAGGTGTAAATGCTTTTGTTCCTGTAGTAAATACAAGAGAAGGGGAGTTTGCATATCATGTTGATGTTGATTTACCAGGTGTGAAAAAAGAAGATATAAAAGTAGATATTAATAAAGGTGTTTTAACAATCAGTGGTGAAAGAAAAGTAAAAGATGAGGTGAAAGAGGAAGATTACTATAAAGTAGAAACATACTTTGGTAAATTTTCTAGAAGTTTTACACTTCCTGATAATGCAGATATTGAAAATATAGAAGCGAGTAGTGATAATGGAGTTTTAGAAGTAATTATTCCAAAATTAAAAGATGATAACACTAAAAAAACAATCACAATAAAATAA
- a CDS encoding sulfate/molybdate ABC transporter ATP-binding protein, translated as MKIEVKNLTKYFGNFVALDNINLEIVEGELLALLGPSGSGKTTLLRMIAGLETVDDTDKGEILFNNIDVSKKDIGDRDIGFVFQHYALFKHMTVFENIAFGLRVKPKKQRLSNDEINKKVTKLLQLIQLDGFANRFPWQLSGGQRQRVALARALAVEPKVLLLDEPFGALDAKVRADLRKWLKELQEELGITTVLVTHDQEEALEVADRIVVISKGKIEQVGTPEEVFHNPANEFVINFLGNVNLFHGREEDGRLNIDSSLENQDNNSKFLIRPHELEIVSVNDSEAILQAKIKYIQLAGSQVKVELTHLENELKTVLVEISHYEFKEKNIKKGDIVGIRPRALRTFEDGAGI; from the coding sequence ATGAAAATTGAAGTAAAAAATTTAACAAAATATTTTGGAAACTTTGTAGCCCTTGATAATATAAATTTAGAAATAGTTGAAGGTGAACTTCTAGCACTTTTAGGACCATCAGGAAGTGGGAAAACAACACTTCTAAGAATGATAGCTGGACTTGAAACAGTAGATGACACAGATAAAGGTGAAATTTTATTTAATAATATTGATGTTTCAAAAAAAGATATAGGTGATAGGGATATTGGATTTGTATTCCAACATTACGCACTTTTTAAACATATGACAGTTTTCGAAAATATCGCTTTTGGATTAAGAGTAAAACCAAAAAAGCAGAGATTATCAAATGATGAAATCAATAAAAAAGTTACAAAACTTTTACAACTTATTCAACTTGATGGATTCGCAAACAGATTTCCGTGGCAACTTTCAGGTGGTCAGAGACAAAGGGTTGCACTTGCACGTGCATTAGCAGTTGAACCAAAAGTTTTACTTTTAGATGAACCATTTGGTGCTTTAGATGCAAAGGTTAGAGCAGATTTAAGAAAATGGTTAAAAGAGTTACAAGAAGAGTTAGGAATTACAACTGTTTTAGTAACACATGACCAAGAAGAAGCACTTGAAGTTGCTGATAGAATTGTAGTTATAAGTAAGGGAAAAATAGAACAAGTTGGAACTCCTGAAGAGGTATTTCATAATCCAGCAAATGAGTTTGTAATTAATTTTTTAGGAAATGTAAATTTATTTCATGGAAGAGAAGAAGATGGAAGATTAAATATCGACTCATCTTTGGAAAATCAAGATAACAACTCTAAATTTTTAATTAGACCACATGAATTAGAAATAGTTTCTGTAAATGATAGTGAAGCTATTTTACAAGCAAAAATAAAATATATTCAACTTGCAGGTTCACAAGTAAAAGTAGAATTAACACATTTAGAAAATGAATTAAAGACAGTTTTAGTTGAAATTTCACATTATGAATTTAAAGAAAAAAATATTAAAAAAGGTGATATTGTTGGAATTCGCCCAAGAGCTTTAAGAACATTTGAAGATGGTGCAGGAATTTAA